The region aatgacagaacTTTATAGCCTACTAGAAGTGTAGCTAACTGCGCGCcaaaatattgtaattaaaatgaaatctatCAAAATCAATGCTTAAATTCAACGGGAGAAACTATAAGGGaattatttgagaaaaatgGCCGAATTGTGAGAAAGTGGTCAAGACGTGACTGAACGCGCGCTAGGAGAAGAGGAGAGAAAACACCTCCCCACTCCTCATAATAACCCCATTATAAGGCTCATCAATGAtgtaatgaaagcaaacagtGTGAAAATTGCCTGTAAACAGTTGGATCCGAGTCTCCTAATGAATTCAGTGTCTCTTTTAATCAAAGTGGGCGACCTGTGGGGAGGGGTTTATTGGGCGTGGGGGGGTCCGGTTTCCTCTTAGCAAGCCAGTCAACACCCCAAAACACCTCCTAACCAATGGAAGCGAGTCGCTGGGGACTCACGTGGAAGGGGTGCCCTTAAAAACCTAGCCACTGAGTTGTGCACAAGTTCATTTGTTAGGCTTTATCTGACTTTCCGTTCCCCAATGTGTCTATTTAACCTGCATTACCTCATTTGCGCTTCTGTCTTCTCACAGCATTTTTTCAGCGCTCTACCGTCCAACGCTTTCGCATTGCATCACCTGCACCGGCACAGAATGCACTTGTCTTTTCCTTCCGGATTCGACTCTGCTCGCCACAGCGAACTACCTTTGAACTGATGAAAATTTCAGCTGCTCAATAGACGCGAGGCTCGAGCTGAAGCCGCTTCGCTTCTGTCCGTGGTGCTGAAATGCGCGCGCCCTCTAAGTAGGCTACCTTGTGGTTTTACACTAACACTGTTACTTCAGAACAGctttttgaaataatttgatAAATAATTCAAAGCTACCATCGATGCGTCCCGCGTCTTCGAGAAATACCgggattgaaaaaaaaattaattaaatttgccAGCCGAGAGTATATTTAGGCTGTATCGATTTTTTTGAGGAGTGAGTGAGgagctaaagaaaaaaaaaaaacattttttttggagGCAGGGTCTGTGTGTACTTCATACAGAACCTCCTCAAGAAACCTCCTTTTCCTTtttaaacttaaactaaaagtCCTCAAGGAagaagaaagttttttttttttttctcagacaggggatgaatatttctcatttCCGATTCTGCTTTGGATTTTCCTCCTGGATAGATCGCTATTAAATCGAGCGCCATTCACGCAGAACTTGCTTGAATACAGATGATAATCTGAACAGAGGCTTCACGCAAGCAGCAGTGTGGAGATGGAAGCGTCCACCAACGGCTCCAGTTTTGGAATCGACTCCCTGCTATCCCACAGGCCCGGAAGCCCAGTCATCGCGAAGGGGGACAGTTTGGTAGGAGAATGCCGGTCCCCGCTGGAGTTCAGCCCCAGGTCAGACTTAGAGAGCGGTTGTTCCTCTCCTCCATCCCCGCGGCGGGAGTGCGGTGAGGATGCGGCGCAGAGACAGGGTCACCCGCTCGGGCTCGCGTCCCATTTGCAGCACGGGCCGATCTCCGCTGGATCGCAACCTCGGACTGTCACTTCATCATTCTTAATAAGAGATATTCTGGCTGACTGTAAACCCTTAGCGGCGTGTGCTCCTTACTCCAGTAACGGCCAGCCGACTCAGGAGGCAGGGAGACTGGCATCTAAAATCGCAGACGACTTCATTGAAAAGATCCACAGTAACTCATCGTCAGACAGTGAATACAAAGGTAAAAATATCACTTCgcttttaatgatattttaaaataattgcacaTAAACTACAACTTGACACATTTATATAGCATAGAGTTTAAGCAGGTTGGCTTTCTGATAGGCTACCCTATAATTTGGGGatagaaaataaaaagcttAAACTAGAATTATAATGAAACTGCAAAAATGCGGTTTTCATGCTTTATTGTTCATTCATTTCGTTCATTTATTGGCATTGTTTATATAAAGGACAACCGATTATGTGATATGactagataggtagatagatagaaatagGCTAATGCACATGgaataatcattttataatccaaaacattttacaattaaCTCTCGTAAAAtacatgttaaatatttttaaatcaataaatgctTTTGTCGTTAGTGCAAAAATCGTGCAAGAATTGCTCATTTTTGTTTACGTGAACTATTCACTATATTGTAGCTACATTTTAACTTGCTTATTAATTTAAAGCTTATTGTTAGGTGCAGGGCAAAGGAAGTTGAACAGATAAACATCATCAGCAAGATTCATTAAGGATTTGTCCAGGTGAAATTACatctgaggggaaaaaacagTGAAAGATCGCTTCCTGTGACATAACATTAGGTTGATTTCACGATGCTAACACACAAAGGTCAATGACGATTGATAAATGTGGGAATATGCCCTTATTAAATaagaaaatgaatgttatttttataacaatttgttattattattacaaagaaAGACATAGTATCATATGCACGTGTTTATGGTTGTTGGTATCCATGTGTTTGGCCTACTGAAGACTGCTATCGTCGTTGCTGATTCTGATAATTTTGTATCACCAAAATCTTGCTCTTTGTCGAAGTAGGGCAAGATGGGTCTCAACTATTCGCCTACCTTCAGCTATGAATCCAAATATACTTCTACTCTCACATCATGACATTACTAGCTTGGCAAGTCTATAGGCGCGGTGATCAAAATTAATGCCTTCCAAATCAAAGCCATTCCATCTCCAGAGCGCTTGTAAAGAGTGTGTGAGCCGCTTTGATTTTTGCCTTTCTACCCCCTTATATTTCAGGGATTTGATGCAATTTGTCCCAGTGCTAATCAGATTTGTAACGCACAGGGTCGGTCCGCTCTTTATTTCGCTCTTATCCCCGGCCCTGTGAAGTTTCTCCGGTCTCGGTTGAAAGGTTTCCATCCCTTGTGGCTCAATTAGCCGGATTATTGTGCTCCTTGAGAGACGACTCAACTACTCGACTGGCAAGGTCTCTCGCGTCGTGTCCCTCTCTTTCTGGCTTCAGAGAGAAAAGAGTTTGGTTTAGATAGGGAGAGAAGGGTGAATTAAATATCACAACCATCGTGTATTCACATTctgaaaataaaatctgaaaaatgcaTGACAGAATTACAAGCACGCGCGGGACCATCAGAGGATATGTGGAAACCTTTGACACCAGAACATGTGATAACTTGCCAAAGCAGGGTGTGCTGAAACACTTGGGCTAACTAACTCATGCTAATCAGTGCCCTTTCGTTCAATGTGATGTTTCAGTGAAAGAGGAGGGCGACAGGGAGATCTCGAGCAGCAGAGACAGCCCGCAGGTTCGTCTGAAGAAGCCACGGAAAGCGCGGACCGCCTTCACTGACCATCAGCTCGCCCAGCTGGAGCGCAGTTTTGAGCGTCAGAAGTATCTGAGTGTGCAGGACAGGATGGAGCTGGCAGCCTCTCTCAACCTGACCGACACGCAGGTCAAAACCTGGTACCAGAACAGGAGGTGAGCATGTGGTCAGCTGGAAACAAATGCTTGAGTACATCCCAGCAACATTAAATAAGGGGGGGGAAATTGCAGAAATGAAATAGTAATTATTCTGATATCCATGTCATTTTATAAGTTCATTTTGCCGTGCTGGCATTCGTTTATTTTTACCgtattaaaagaaaaagtagCCTACTTGGGAGTATTATAGGCCTACCATGTTATTTTCCTTTGATTTATAAGTCTCCTGCCAAAGACAATAATACATGCCATGGTGATGTGGTTGCATCGGTAAAAGTGAAGGAAATGCTACAGAATAAATATCgtttaaataaatgtggtttaaacataaattatttagcttttcatttttaaagattcACATCATTCTTATTTTATAGCTTAAAAAAGAACTACAAAATGGAACAAAAATAAGacgcaataaaaaataaaaaggaatttatcaaaaatcaaaatagaTATATTGAACTTCTACAAGTAGTTTATTGGCATATTTCCCAGTTGTATTCGCAGCAAGTTAAAAGATTTGaaattaatatacagtattttatccACGAATGTTGCATGCGtccatgaaataaaatgaattactgaaatatttgTGACATTTGCTGCCTGCTTTTTACGTTATATCTTGTTTATATTATTTGCAcaattaatgtgaattaaatatcaaaatactATTTTTCCATTGCTCGTTCCCCTATAGGCGAATTAATCTTTTTGATGTAAGTGACAAAGCTCTAACGATGTTCTATTTTAACGtaaatcatattattattaaattgtgtGATACTTAGAAACAGAGGATTTCTTTGGGTTTGGGTTTATGTTTCGCTTGGGAACAAGCATGCAAGACAATACACGTAGGCtactctgtgtgtttttgttttctttttgtcacAGCTTCTACCAGAAGATAAAACGCTAGTCGTAGAATAATTTCAATTTGAtttttatatagcctactaaCATCACTCTTTTTCGTCTTGGAAAAAAGGACAAAGTGGAAGAGGCAAACGGCGGTCGGACTGGAATTGTTAGCGGAGGCTGGAAATTATTCTGCGCTGCAAAGGATGTTCCCTTCGCCGTATTTCTACCCTCAAAGCCTGGTGTCGAATCTGGACCCTGGAGCAGCGCTCTACTTATACAGGGGACCTTCGGCGCCCCCGCCGGCGCTGCAGCGTCCTCTCGTTCCCCGGATTCTTCTGCACGGTCTCCAGGGCGCCAACGAGCCGCCGCCTCTGCCCCCCCTCTCCGGTGTGTTACCCAGACCGACACCACCACGATGAACGGCACGATTCGGACTCGTTACAATACATGGCAGCTTTGAACTCCACCAtcaaaaaactattttactGGTGACAAAATATTCGAGAAATTTTACGAAGCCACAAAAACAAACTGACACACAAAAAGTGATTAGAgacatttttaaactttatttaattatttattttacttatgtTTTTTAacttatgtttatattttttggtTTATCCTAAATGTTAAATCTGGAGAAAACAAATACAGACCGTTATGAACGCAGTAATAACGGGACATGATACTACAGGGACATTTCGTTTCACAaatgactattattattattattatttgaactAGTCAATATTACAAATGTGAATTGTTGGTGCATCCCTGACGCAAAGAATATTTAAATGGTagattcatatttaattatCCTGAGATGAAATCCAGGTCATAAATCGTGGGCTTTGTAGTGACCCTCTAAAATGTACAAAGGACAAGAGGTGTAAATaagaatattttgttttatgtcgAAAGACAAATCTCGAATTTTCTCTTTTTGTATCATATTTCCAAGCCTTACTTTAACAGGTGAGACTGACGTGAGCAGCACATTAAAACCCGACACGTCTCTACAAAATGAAAAAGCTACTTAAATGAAGAAGTGTCACTTTTCTATTTGACAAACAGTTGAATGGCACGGAGTGCTACGCCTAAACAGAACAAGCAGGTGGATTGGACGGGATGGATTATTAATCGATTATCAATCGATTATTTTTGTGCTGCTTTTTTCGTTTCTATATTCCTGCACAACTGCCAGTAGTATCACTTTGATGTTGACGGGAAAACGCCAAGTCCTCGTTTCAGATCACTTGTGATCAATAAGACGTCTGAAAGGAGATGACATGCAAAGTGTTCACCCAGGCATTGTGCAATAACTCTGTATAAAGCCGTTGAAATATCTTGTCATTCTTTCTGGTGAAGCTGTATATTGAGAATAATGATTTGTGAAGTAATGATTCTCGTAATTCCAAATGATTTTCGTTCGTGCCCCCGTGTGCTTAGCGGTGTGAACTTCTTGAAAACTCTTAAAACTGCTGGATGTGCGGGGGAGGGTGGTCTTTGAGCAAGGAGAATTACTTTTATAAATGTGCTAATAAAGATCTTTCATTAATTTACCACTGACTGAGAATGTGGAGGTAGCCTAAACAAATACACACTCGTGTTCTCATAGACAATTCAATTACACTAAACCAACAGCCAATATAAAAGATATGCAGGTGCATAACGCGCGTGCCAGACCTGAACATTGACACGCAAATGTATGAATTAAGAAACTTGACAATCCTGTGCTTTGCAACAAGAACCAGAACCAGAGTCAATTTGACATGGATAGCCTactataaacatttttgttttgtatgtaACTACCTGAATGATAATTCTAATTCAGGAGTAATTGCACGAAAATAATACACATTGTGAATTTCTGGTAACGCGATAAGTGGGCCAAcactaaattataattttattatttgtataattgaaaagataaatgtcatattttatttattttgtcaaataaataggTCAACACggtgtggggggaaaaaacgaGTCGTTAAAATAATTCATGGTTTATTATCCATAAACGCAGGCTAAATTGTCCTAAAAGGTTTCGTTTTTAAAAGTTACGAAGGACAAAGTTTCAACATAGAAAAACCAATAAAATACGCATATTAGTTACACCGGTTACGTCAAGTCACTGCTTTGAAAAGGTATCTAGAAATTTCATGAAAAGTAAAAGTTTGCTTATGAAAATAAACGTAAACAAACGCTGTGATAGCAATATCATAAAATTCGAGCTCACAGAACTCTATAACTGGCAAATgtgtttgaataattttaaacatgactgtcagACACTTTGCTCAAACCCCACACTATTTGGTTAGCATCGTGGATTTAATTTGTCGAAcctacgaaaaaaaaaaagttaataagaATGTCGCACCCAAGGAAGTGAACATTCACCTCCCTAACCTTTCAGAAACGCCTGGAGATTTGGGAACTTAATTCTACCTTCATATCTTAAAGTTTAACGCGACTACCTCTTATTAATAGGtcacattttaaatatcattttgaTCATGAATCATATGAGCCGGTCTCAATACAATTTAAAACGATGTTCATTTTATTGGCAGCACGATAAAAGGGAAATACTGAGAGATTGGACGTTGGTTGTGGGTACTGATCTCGTTCTCTCACACGcgcgcgcacgcacacacacacacacacacacacactcaacactTGTCTTGTCTACAAGAGTAAAGTGACAGGCTTTTTTGCACTCTTAAAACAGCCTCATGCATCACTAAGCAAGCGGAGtcttttcatttagttttcatAAACAATATGTGGATGAAATATTAATGGTCACCTAAGTGTGTAATTGTTTAAGTGCCCTAAATGATCCCATTTGGAAATGGATTGTTTCCATACCCTTTCTTGAGAGTGTTGGTTTGCTGCTCTTTGCCAAACGGCCCCAACAGCTGGTCACCGGGCAGCGCTGACTGCGGCTCGGATCAGCAAGGGGACATCTGGTCAGCGGCATGACGGGACCCCCCTTCATCCCCCCTCCGTGAGTCTAAGACTGACTTTAACCCAACCATGAGACCGGTCCGTAAAGCTCAGGGTTTAGGGACCGCTCTGACAGGGCGGCTGAATGGGATATTAACGAGCAGACAAAAGACCTTAATAGCTTTTAATTGAACGTCGATAACATGTGATCAGTCGGGCTCCTGCTGCAAACTTTCGCATATAGCACATGTCATCCTGCGTCTCATCGCTGGGCTCCTGTCCATGAATCActaagaagagagagagaaagcattTTAAGAACGTTTCAAAAATTAATGGCATGTTATTGAGGCGGGGAAATGcgcaaaaaaagaagaagatatatatatatatattctttattattttttaagtacaatttcaaaataattaattt is a window of Onychostoma macrolepis isolate SWU-2019 chromosome 21, ASM1243209v1, whole genome shotgun sequence DNA encoding:
- the barhl1b gene encoding barH-like homeobox 1b, which gives rise to MEASTNGSSFGIDSLLSHRPGSPVIAKGDSLVGECRSPLEFSPRSDLESGCSSPPSPRRECGEDAAQRQGHPLGLASHLQHGPISAGSQPRTVTSSFLIRDILADCKPLAACAPYSSNGQPTQEAGRLASKIADDFIEKIHSNSSSDSEYKVKEEGDREISSSRDSPQVRLKKPRKARTAFTDHQLAQLERSFERQKYLSVQDRMELAASLNLTDTQVKTWYQNRRTKWKRQTAVGLELLAEAGNYSALQRMFPSPYFYPQSLVSNLDPGAALYLYRGPSAPPPALQRPLVPRILLHGLQGANEPPPLPPLSGVLPRPTPPR